The sequence TGTTCTCTTCTTAACAAAATTGCTTCTGTCTTTCCCAAATCTATCATTATATTCCCGTGCTCTATCCTTTGAATTACACCTGTAACGATGTCACCTACTCTTGCTGAAAACTCTTCGTATATCATATTTCTTTCAGCTTCTCTTATCCTTTGCAATACAACTTGTTTAGCTGTTTGTGCTGCTATTCTACCAAATTTCTTTTGTGTTATTTCTACTTCAAATGTATCTCCTTCTTCTAAGGTTGGATCCTGTTTTTTAGCATCTTCAACTGATATCTCTTCTAGATCATTTTTTACTTCTTGCACAACATTTTTTAATGCAAATGCACCTATTTCACCTGTATTTTTATCTACAACGACACGCACATTCTGTGATGCTCCAAAATTTTTTTTATACGCTGAAGCCAATGCAATTTCTATTGCTTCAACAACAATATCCTTTTTTATACCTCTTTCTTTCTCTAATTGCTCTAGTGCATAAATTAAATCTGCATTCATTTATTAAACCTCCTCATTAAAACTTAAAAATTGTTTTTATCAACGACACATCTCTTTGATCAAAACTTAACATCTCGCCATCGCAATCTATTATAATAACCTCATCTTTTCTTCCCACTAGCTTTCCTTCAAATTTTTTCTTCCCATACTTATTGGAAAACAATCCAACTAAAACATCGTGTCCCTTGTACTTTTCAAAATCTTTATCCTTTTTTAATGCTCTCTCAACTCCCGGTGATGATACTTCAAAAAAATCATGATTTTGTATACCGTTATCATCTATTATCTTGTCCAGCACACGACTTACCTCACTACAATCATCTACTGTGACGTGATTATCTTTATCTATGTATACTCGTAAATAAAATTTCCCACCTTCTTTTGTTAGCTCCACATCAACAAGTTCAAATCCCATATCATTTAACACAGGCTCTATTAAAGCAGAAACTCTATCAACTACCTTAGACACTTACAACACCTCCTTAGCACAACACACAACCTATTTAAAATCAACCTTACCAAAATTAAAGAGTGGGCAATTCTTCCCACTCTCCTGCTCGAAAAACCAAGTCCCGCTCAGTCAATAATCCTATAATAACACATCTCTTTACACTTTTCAATCTTTTTTTTAAAAAAAATGTCACCACATATCTTACTCTTTTTTAATCGCATTAACCACTTCTTTTTTGCGGTCTTCCCTGATGGTATAATCAAAAAATTAAGGCTCGAGAATCCCTTCATAAAAAAAAATAGACTGATGTTTCTACCTTTCATCAGTCTATTTTTGAATCTTTATTTTTTTACGTTACACATCTCTTTCTTTTCCTTTTGTTCAAAATGCTCTTGGTCTATATTGTCTGTCTCTACATCGGCTGTCTCTATATCTTCTAATTTTTGGTTCTCCATATTACTATTTCCCGAAAATATCTTCTTTTAAAAATTCCATATTTTACTTTCTTGTTTTTCTGAACCTTTATTATATTCCTGCGCTTTCTTCCCCTCTTTTGGCTCTACTTTTTCTATTTTTATTTCCTCTACCTTTTCTTCTTCTAGCTCTTCTTTTTGACCTCTTACTATATCTTCTTTGGGTATTATATATATTTCCTCCGCTTTCCTTCCCTCTTTTGGCTCTACTCTTTCTATTTTTACTTCCTCTACCTTTTCTTCTAGCTCTTCTTTTTGACCTCTTACTATATCTTCTTCCTCTCGTTCTTCCTCTTGTCGTGCATCAAAAAATTCTTCCTCTCGCTCTATTCCCTCTTGTGGCGCATCAAAAAACTCTTCTTGACCTACTCTCTCCATTTTTACTTCTTCTAGCTCTTCTTTTTGACCTCTTACTATATCTTCTTCCTCTCGTTCCTTCTGTTGCAAACTTTTTTTACCCATTACACGCAAAAATAATTCTTTAATTTTATTAAAAAGCTCTTTAAGCTTTTTATAAACACTTCTTAATTTCTCCAGTATTATATTCCCTCTTTTTTCTTCTTGTCGTGCATCAAAAAATTCTTCTTGATCTCCTTCTATATATTTTCCGTAATACCTATTATAGTCATCTATCTGAGCTTCTAATTGAATATCATTAATTTGAGCCAAATAATCCCTTATTATTCTTTTCTCTTTTTCAAAAAATCTATTATCTCCGTTTAATTTCCCATTTGCAATATTGTCCATCCCTTTTACAAAATCATTAAGCTTACTCTCTTGCTCAATTAATAATCCTTTTGCAACATTTTTAATTTCTTTGTTGATCTCATCTTGTCCATTAATCACTTCTACGTAAACCTTTAGTCCTTCAAGGTATTCATTAATTAAATTCTTATACAAGAGAACATCATTATCCATTGCCATAATAATCACTCCAATCTTAATTTAATTACTTTATAAAATTTTAGGTATTTTTATTATGAAAAGTCCTCATTAATTATGTATTGAATATAGATACAAACCTCCTGTGCAAATAAAACACGCAGCATTACAAAACTATATAATCATTTGCACCTTAATCTTCATTGAGTTGATTTCTCAGGGCTGTATATTTAAGAAAGAAATTCTACGTAATACTACTTTGTGGTTTGTGCATCTACAAATCAATTAACATATCGACACATTCTGCTAAACTATTTAATTTTTTTTGAAAAAAAAATTTTATCCATTAATAAAAATTATCAATACTAGATTTTTTTAGCGATTCATCACTTACTTATAAATAAAAGTTAATTTATTCTTGCTAAATATAAATACAACAAAAGCCCCTGTAAAAATCAGGAGCTTAATATATACTCTTATGGTGGAGGCGAGGGGAGTCGAACCCCTGTCCGAAACTACATCCACACAAGCTTCTACGAGTGTATCCCATGATTTATGATTCCCACAATATGCGTATCACAGGCAAAACACACATCACGGTAGCTTCATAATTTCTAACTAATCTCAAAGCTTTGATTAGTTAGGTGGAGTCGTTAACCTACCACAACCCGAGGCCTGTGTTTTTTTGACACCAATAATCTTCGGCAAACAGGTCCCAAAGAAATTGATGCAAGCAGAACTTAAGCTGCTTGAAGTACTAATTCATCATTATTAGCATTTATTATTATGTTCTCGTTTTTTAAGAGGCCAACGAGAATCCTCTACTCGCTACTCATGCTTCTGCAACCCCGTCGAAACCTTTACGCCCCCATATACGTATCTTCATTTTTTATATTTACACATAACACTATGGGTATATCATCTAAATCTTTCTTTTATACTTCTATCCATCTCTCTCTTTGCTTCTCGTTCTTTAATGTCTTCTCTCTTGTCGTATAGCTTCTTACCTCTAGCTACCGCCAAAGAAATCTTGACCTTCCCTCTAGCAAAATATGCTTTAAGTGGTACAAGCGCTAATCCTTTTTGCTGAACTAAACCTATTAACTTATTAATTTCTCTTCTGTGTAGCAAAAGTTTTCTATCTCTTAAAGGATCCTTATTAAATATATTACCCTTATCATACGGACTTATATGCATACCAACAATATAAACCTCACCATCTTTTATCCTAGCATAACTATCTTTTAGATTCGCATTCCCACTACGGATAGACTTAACTTCTGTGCCTGACAACACAATACCAGTCTCGATAATCTCCTCTACAGAGTAATTATGTCTAGCCTTTCTATTTTGTATCTCTATGCTACCACCCATTTCACATCACCTGGCTTTCAATAGCTTACGCTCTCCATAATACATTATTGCCCTCTTCTTGTCAAGATGCCAAAAAGCGATACATATGCACTACACATATATACCACTCCCAACAATTGGTGGGCACTATAGGGCTCGAACCTATGACCCCCTGCTTGTAAGGCAGATGCTCTCCCAGCTGAGCTAAGCGCCCATATTGGTGACCCATAGGGGATTCGAACCCCTGTTACCGCCGTGAGAGGGCGGTGTCTTAACCACTTGACCAATGGGCCATTCTGGTAGCGGCGATTGGACTCGAACCAACGACCCTCCGGGTATGAACCGAATGCTCTAGCCAACTAAGCTACGCCGCCTTACTATCCTCTCCTGAAGACTCGTTCAGTTTATCACGTTTCAATTTGCTTGTCAATATGTTTTTTTATGTTTTTATGTTTTTGTGTTACTAAATTAATTGCAAGTCATTGCCAAATGCCATACTTAGATATTTAATTTTTTTGAATAAAATTTCTATCCCAGGCAATAATAATATTGACCTCACAAAATATACATTTTAACCCCCTTTAAAATGGCACTCCTTCCTTATCATAGGAAAGAGTGCCGTTATATATTTGCATTATTTACTCTACTTACTCAAATACAACTTCATCAAACAACAATGTCTTGTCTATATTTATAGAGTATCCTCTCTTATCCACTGAGTCATAGCATGTTCCCTCTTGCTCAAGTTTTAATCTTATTGTTGATCCCTTTTCCGGTTTATTATCTAACTGCACAGTAAAGTTTTCTCTTCTACCTGCTGATATTCTTTGTCCATCTGCAATTTCAAATACTATGTCTCCTTCTAAACTAGTAGCCTTTGCTATTACATCCATGTTCTCATTTCTTAGTGTATACTCTCTACCACTAGATGAATTATACAATTCTCTCATTTTTATTTTTTTCATTAGCACTGCTTTTTGTCCCTGGTTTGAAAGTTCAAATGCCGCTACAGTCACGTTATCTCTAGCTGTTGGATTTTTGCTATACGATGCCATTTCTGGTACTATATTAGATATTGCAATAATTCTCTTTCCATCTTCTTGACTAATTCTCTCACCTAATTTCTTCACAGCTATTCCTGTTCTTGATCCTGTTGCTTCAAATATAGTTGTTCCATCTCCTAAAAACAATTCTATTGTTCCTCCATATGGAGCTCCTTCAACTATTTTAGCGTATACAACTAAATCCTTCTCGGTTTGATCTGTTCCAATCATTGGGTTTAACACAAACGGCCTAGTTAAATCAACTTCTCTTTTCCCTAATATATTGGCATATTTACTTGCAGCTGTACCGTTTATATTCGAGAAAGTTGCGTATACATTACCTTCA comes from Clostridiales bacterium and encodes:
- a CDS encoding ribosome maturation factor RimP, with translation MSKVVDRVSALIEPVLNDMGFELVDVELTKEGGKFYLRVYIDKDNHVTVDDCSEVSRVLDKIIDDNGIQNHDFFEVSSPGVERALKKDKDFEKYKGHDVLVGLFSNKYGKKKFEGKLVGRKDEVIIIDCDGEMLSFDQRDVSLIKTIFKF
- the smpB gene encoding SsrA-binding protein SmpB, encoding MGGSIEIQNRKARHNYSVEEIIETGIVLSGTEVKSIRSGNANLKDSYARIKDGEVYIVGMHISPYDKGNIFNKDPLRDRKLLLHRREINKLIGLVQQKGLALVPLKAYFARGKVKISLAVARGKKLYDKREDIKEREAKREMDRSIKERFR